CTCTACCAATATAAATTTTATCTTGACCAATAAAACCATCACGTTTACCATTGATTACTTTAATCATAATTTCCTTTATTTTATTAATTAATTCACTGCCAGAATTAACTAGCAGTGACGTTAAATTATCTATTCATCCTTATCATTTAAATGATTAGAAATTACTCTTACAAGACTGTCAATATTTGATTGATTAAGCATTTTATTCTTGACTATCAAATCAAATATATAAATTGACTGCATGGGGTTTAATTGTTTGAGCTTTTTAACAACATCACTCCAAACACCATTAATGATTTTGTTTGACAATTCTTCAGCAAAACACCAAGCGTCTGATGCTTCAAGATACATTTGATTCACCTCTTGTCCCTCTTGTCTAAACTAAATTATTCAGAATTTCGTTATTTGTCAAACAATTACAAACTCATTGTTTCTCACTTCTAAGCAAATCACAAACTAAAAGCGGTAGCAAAGAAAAATTATGTTTTTAGTTGGTGTTACTAAAAAATCAATAACACCAACTTGTTTTGTTATTACATCTGCACTAATTCAAAAACTGACTCAGCTATTAAACCTCTAACTTTTATTTCTAATGGAAAGCTAGGATGTTTAACACGCTTGGCTTCTCTAGGAGTTCCGTCGTCACCTTCAAAATATCCATTATTTAATGCAACCCATTCAGCAAAGTTTTGATATTCTGAATAAGATTTTAACCCGATATAGGTGATAAAACTCTTGAATCCAGAATCAGAATCAGGCGACTCCTCCCAGTGAAAGCGATTGCTGAAAGTTCCTACAATTGTAATGCGATCGCTAAGTTTAATTGTCAAATAATTTCCATGAGGTGAAACACTTTTTACTTCACCTTCAATTCCTGCAAAATTGATTCTGTTCATGATATAATTCTATTATTACTAAAACACCCTAAATAATAGGGAATAGCATCTAACTATTCCCATTTTTTCAATTCCAAGTATCCTAGCTATCGAGCCATTTCAAGTTATTTTAGAATGGCTTGTTTCTTAGCGGTATACACAAAACTTTCTAATTCTAGCTGGATAGAAATTGCAGACTGTTCAAGAGAATCGCTAGGATATTTGGCGGATAAGTTTCTGATTTTCTCCAAGATTTCTGCGACATCATTTTCAAGCATCTTCAACATATTACTATCCATTGATGGTTCAACTGATTTAACTAATTTCATGGCTCTAAACAACAACAGCAAACTCTAAAGGCGGTAGCACAGAAATGATTTTGCTATGATTACCTGTATTGATTACTTCGCTGGAATTGGTGCGTGGGAATTAGCTGCTGAAATTCTTGAACAAATTTATGGTTATCAGGTTTTCACAACTTACCAATTTGTAGAGATTCTTCCTTCTGCTCAACAAGTATTGCGTTCACACTATCCACTAATTCCTATTCACTCTGATATTAAAACTTACACACCACCGCAAAATATAGATGCCTATTTCATATCCTTTCCTTGCACGGGAACAAGTCAAGCAGGAACTAAGACCGGACTTAACCACCCAGAGTCAAACTTATGGTTTGAAGCCCTCCGGTGTATCTGCATTGGCAAGCCCAAATTTGTCGTTATTGAGCAACCTGAAGGATTTATCCATAGAGGATTACGAGCGTGCCTTGGAGGACTCAGAATGGCAGGATACTCTACAGAAGTTGAAATTATCTCGGCATCGCAGCTTGGCGCACCCCACAGACGAAACAGAGTCTTTATTATTGCCCACACCAACCACTTATCCTTGCAGCAACGGGAAGGGTGGAAATGCTGGGATGAACAAATTGGAGAACACACTGCGATCGCAAAATCGTTTATCAAATACCCTCAAGCTGAATCCACAGTTTTGTCTATGGATGATGCAGTTCCCAGATGGTTATTTGGATTGTCTTATTCAGGGTGGTGGAAAATAAATAACCCCCCATTAAATTGTGGAGTTCCTAGAAACACGCCAGGACGTAGGGAAGCTATTAATTTAATTGGACGATCAATCGTGCCTTTACAAACAGCAATTCCTTTGATGAGAGTAAAGTTTTTAGCAAGTCTATGAATGGGCGATTACCTACGGTACATTTCGTGAACGCTTAATTATGACACGAAAATTTTGAACCCATTATTTTAAACGCCAGAATTACAAATAATTTGTAGTAAAAACGCTACCGCGCTTTGGTGTTGTTGTTTTTTAGTTGGACATTACGAAAATGAAAATTACTATTTATTGTGATGGTTCTTGTTCTGGTAATCCTGGGAATGGTGGATATTGTGCAATCCTCACTTCAGAGAAGTTTCCACCTAAAACTGTTAATGGATATGACCCAGAAACCACTAATAATCGTATGGAAATTATGGCAGCTTTAGCAGGGTTGAAAGCACTCAAATACCCTTGTGAAGTCGAAATAATTTCTGATAGTCAGTATTTAGTTAACACAATGTCTAAAAACTGGAAAAGGAAAGTTAATATGGATCTATGGCAAGAATTAGATGATATCGCTAAGATTCATACTATTACTTGGACTTGGGTTAAACGAAATTCTTTACCAGAACTTGAGCAATGTGACAGAATAGCCAAAGAGCAATCAGAAAGTGTAAGTTTGGCGGCATAAAAATACAATTGGTAGCATTAATAGATTATGATTTTATTAATGCTACTACTTTGTTCTATATAATCGTAATAGGGCAGTTTATTTGTTGTTCAATCGTGCCATTACAGGTTGCAATTCCTTGGATGAGCGTGAAATATTTGCTAGTAATTAGTAAATATTATTTCTGGATTGTAGAATAGATACATAGCTTTTCATAAAGGGAAATTTTTTGACAGTAGCCGATGGAACAACTTAGTTTATTTTCAAACGCCGAATACAAAGCATTAAGAAATCAAAAACCAGTGATGGATGCCTACTCTCTGGAGCAGTGGAAATCACGGATCTTTACTTATCAGCAGCGCATTAGAAACACTGAACTACCACAGCAGGTAAGTTTGTTTGATGTTCCATCTTCTCACTGTAACCCTGAAGAAATAGACCCATTTAAACTGCATCTACAATCAATGGCGTTTTATAGGATGCCAGATAATTATGGTCAAGCTGCCCTATATTTTATAGTTGATAGTGCATCTGAAATATTGCTTTATGTTGGGGAAACCTGCCACAGTAATAAAAGACGGAAAAATACCCACGACTGTAAGGGGGACTTTCTTAGTATTTGTGTATGAGTATCTTGAATTACAAATATAAATTGATGATACGGATAATAAAAAGTTTCCTCTAAGAATCGCCGGGGGTACTGAAAAATTCTTAGAGGAAATGCCAAAATAATTATCATGTTAGTGTAATTACTAATATGAAAACCACCAAACACAATGCTATAAAATACTGAGTGGAACTACTGAAAACTAAGCCGCCACAGTATCCTTATTTGGGGTGAATTTTTTTCCTATAAATTACGGAGTGATTAATAAGTACCTCTTTCTTTTGTAGTCTGATAATCTTACTTAAAAATCACTAAAAGCTTTATAAAAAATTTATTGTTTTTCATCAAAAATTGTTCTTATCAAAGCACTGCAACTTTTATTTACGATATTTTTAAGAAGTTATTGCTAACAAATAACAAGATCAGTAATAACTACTAAGATTCTGTTTTAAGGAATAAAGAAGGAATTTATGACCGGAAAAACGACACGGCGCAATTTCTTAATTACCAGCGTGGCTGCTGCTGGTAGTATTGTGGGAGCAAGTACCTTGCAAATAGATAGTGCCAATGGTGCAAAAACACCAGTACCCATGCCAGAAAGAGTGCTAGGACGCACGGGAGTAAAAGTACCACTGTTGGGGTTGGGAGGTGCAGGTACAAAAACACCACTGGATAAAGAGGATAGAGAAGAGGATGCCTTGGCAATTATTGAAAGAGCGATAGCGAAGCGCTGCTGCAAGCAGTTCGCACTAGGTATTCGTTATTTTGATACCGCAGCCAGCTATGGATCTAGTGAAATCTATTTGGGAAAAGTGCTGCCATCCTACCGTTCCCAGATATTTTTAGCCAGCAAGACTTATGAAAAAGACAGGGATGCTGTGTGGCGAGAATTGGAACGCTCACTCAAACGTCTGAATACAGATTATTTGGACTTGTGGCAGTTACATAGCATTGCTTTACCTGAACATATTGATCAAAATGTCGAGTAAAATTTGTCCAATAGTCCACATCTCTAAGAATATCAATTAAATTACGCTCTGGCATTCTTTCAGAAATTACAGCCTCTAAGTTTTTGAGAGAAGCACTCTCACGATTAGCTAATGGACGTTTTAAAATAGGTTCTCCTTCCTCACTAATAACAATAGATGTATTATTGGGATAACCTAGATATATTTCCGATGCTGTTTGGGTTAATGAATTTTTTAGATTCTCGACAAAATCTTCAGCCTGAGTAGGAAAGCCTAATTGTTGACAATATGCTTCAACCAATGGCTGACAGTCATTCCAAGAAAGTAATTGTTCTCGATAATCAGCATAAGCCTCACTGTTAAAGACACAAATATCCCCTGACTTTAGTTCAGAAGCTACATAAGAAAAAATACAAATCTCGAAATGGCGACGCATCACTTTAGTGACATCTTTAGACTGAACTAGCACTAACTTTTGCCATGGCTGTGAAACAAAAGATAAATCAACTTCCGTTCCTATCCATTCCCCTCGACGATGGGAATTAGACAGTAAAACTTCCACTGCTTTTACCAATTTATCGTCACTACTGGTAGATTCTATCTTCAGGAACTTAAATAATCGAAAGAAGGCACTCCGATGACTTTTATAAAACCGCCATAATAAAGGAAAATAATTATTTCCTTGATAAGCATTAATTTCTTCACACTCAGTTAATAATTGTTCAACTCCTCCCATTTGTTTGAAAATAGTTTGCAATTCCTCTAATGGTTTTGAATCGGGGACATCTTCATTGAAAACTACGAGGACATCGGTGAGGACAGATACTAATTTTTCTGTGGTTATCTGCTGTCTTTTTTTGATAGAATCTAATTCCTCAATAGCCAGATTATGGATTTTTTTCATCTGCTTTAGGAACATTTCTACTAGGTAATCACGAGTCTGCACTTGAGCAGAATAAATGAGGCAAAGAAGTAAGGTTAATTGCTTATTTAGAGTAATATCCTTCATCTCAGAAGCAGTAACAGTAAACCAAAAAGTTTTTCCCAAAGAGTGATTTTTACGGAGTGCTGACGCTATTGCTACAGACGCAGCAGGCATCACTAACAAAATACGACAGATACTCATGTACTATAGAATACCAAATATATAAGAAATAGTTATCATAATTTGCACTGGATCAAAATATGAAATGATGAAAGTAGTGTGTAGCATATTGGCTGAAAAAATTGACTGTTTCATCTCTAACAAAAGCCACGCGGGGCGAGTCTACAGAAGAACTCGTTTTAACCGACTCAGAAACTCTTGATGAGGTTATTCAGTGTTTAGTAGAAAATTTTTCGATTGAAACGCAAGGAGCCTGTGACCAACAAACTTTATTCGAGATTCTGGTTAAAGCAGCCAGCACTGGAGACAGTATTGAAAACACAGCTAAATTGTTAAAAAATATTCCGACAGCTAATGATATTAGATATCATCTCAATAAAATTAACAATTTTGAGGAATTAGAAGCGCAAATAAATCAAGCATTAAAAAGTCGAATTCCTTTAGGATTAAAAAAAGGGTGTTTGAAAATAGCGATTGATTTAAATTTAATTTGTTATTATGGTCAACCAACATCGTCAGAATTACCCTACATATATCGAAGTGAAGCTAAATCTGGTACTAATTCATTTTATGCCTATGCCACTTTATATGTTATTAGTAATAATAAGCGTGTAACTCTAGCAATAAGAGGTGTTCGCCAATTAGATACTAGTGTGGCTTTAATTACTTATTTATTAGCAGAACTTGAATCCCTAAAAATAAATGTAAAAAAACTCTATTTGGATAGGGGATTTTTTAATACTCCTGTAATTAGATGGTTACAGGCATTAGATATTCCCTTTCTTATGCCTGCTATCAAGACTGGAAAAAAAGGAGGAATCAAACAATTCCTCAAGGGTAAAAAAAGTTATAAAACTACCTATACTATTACAAGAGACAAAGATGATTTTGTCACATTTGATTTATGGATCGTCTGTAAATATAGAAAGGGAAAGCATAAAAAGCATGGGGTTCAATACTTTGTTTATGTTGCTTATAAGGTCAAAACAAATTTAAATTATATCTATCAAGATTATCGAAAAAGATTTGGCATTGAAACCAGTTATCGTCTGAAAAATATTTGTCGAATTAAGACGAATAACAAAAATCCAGTCTTGAGATTACTATTCATTGGAATATCCTTTCTTCTAATTAACATCTGGGTGAATCTACTATGGCTCAAAATCAGTCGTAAAAGGAAAGGTAGTAGATTAATTTATCGCACACTTTTTACACTCAAACAGATGTTAGCCTTTTTATCTCAAGCCCTACAGAAGAAATATCAAGTCGTTGAAAGCATTTATATTCCATCCGGTTAGCGTCAAGAAATTATTAACCAGCTAATCATAAGTAATTATTATCTATACTATGTCTGCTGATTAGAGTATCGGGAATAAAAAAGTATTTTATACTACACAGTATTTGGCGATCTCCCTTCAGGAAAAAACTTTTTGGTTTACTGAGTAAGAGCTTTAGCTTCCGAGGTACTATATGTGTCAAGAAATGAGTTATGTTCACTGGTTTAAAAAACTTATTTGGATCAGATAAAAATGGTACTTATAGACTAGGTTTATCTTAATATGTAAAGTTTTGTTACGCCATTCAACATTTCTGCTTACACTTTAATCTGAATAACTCTTTCCCCGATATATTGAGGGGGATACAAAAAAACCTTATGAAGAGTATGGAAAATAGCTTTCGAGTTGAACTATGTGAGAGCCAGGATGAATCACAATATCCATTGCGTCATGTGATAACTGCTACAACCAAAGAGCAGCTACAGATTTTGGTAGGCTGGAATAATACTGTAACAGACTATCAATGTATTCATGAATGGTTTGAGGAACAAACTCAACAAACGCCAGATCATATCGCGGTCGTGTTTGGTCATGAACAACTGACTTATCAGCAACTGAATCAACGAGCGAATCAACTAGCTCATCACCTACAAGCATTAGGAGTTGAACCAGAGACATTAGTGGGGATTTGTATTGAGCGATCCTTAGTAATGCTTGTAGCACTGTTGGCTGTTCTCAAAGCCGGGGGAGCTTATGTGCCTCTCGATCCGTCTTATCCGAGTGAACGTCTTGCCTATATGCTGGCAGATGCCCAAGTTTACTTGCTACTGACTACGACAAGGTTGTTAGAAACTTCCTCAGTAATTTCCCATATTGCGGAGGGATATTCCATTGTTGATCTGGATAGAGAATGGGAGACCATCTCACAAGTATCGAATCATAATCCAGTCAGTTTGGTTAAGCACCACAACTTAGCCTATGTTCTTTACACCTCCGGTTCCACCGGAAAGCCCAAAGGGGTGATGATGGAGCATTTGGCACTTCTTAATCTCATTGACTGGCATATCCATCATCGCATCACTAGTGCAAAGACCCTGCAATTTGCTCCTCTTAGTTTTGACATCTCCTTTCATGAGATTTTTTCCACTTGGTGTTCAGGTGGCACGTTAGTCTT
The window above is part of the Dolichospermum sp. DET69 genome. Proteins encoded here:
- a CDS encoding ISH3 family transposase, giving the protein MTVSSLTKATRGESTEELVLTDSETLDEVIQCLVENFSIETQGACDQQTLFEILVKAASTGDSIENTAKLLKNIPTANDIRYHLNKINNFEELEAQINQALKSRIPLGLKKGCLKIAIDLNLICYYGQPTSSELPYIYRSEAKSGTNSFYAYATLYVISNNKRVTLAIRGVRQLDTSVALITYLLAELESLKINVKKLYLDRGFFNTPVIRWLQALDIPFLMPAIKTGKKGGIKQFLKGKKSYKTTYTITRDKDDFVTFDLWIVCKYRKGKHKKHGVQYFVYVAYKVKTNLNYIYQDYRKRFGIETSYRLKNICRIKTNNKNPVLRLLFIGISFLLINIWVNLLWLKISRKRKGSRLIYRTLFTLKQMLAFLSQALQKKYQVVESIYIPSG
- the rnhA gene encoding ribonuclease HI (An endonuclease that specifically degrades the RNA strand of RNA-DNA hybrids) is translated as MKITIYCDGSCSGNPGNGGYCAILTSEKFPPKTVNGYDPETTNNRMEIMAALAGLKALKYPCEVEIISDSQYLVNTMSKNWKRKVNMDLWQELDDIAKIHTITWTWVKRNSLPELEQCDRIAKEQSESVSLAA
- a CDS encoding DNA cytosine methyltransferase, with the protein product MITCIDYFAGIGAWELAAEILEQIYGYQVFTTYQFVEILPSAQQVLRSHYPLIPIHSDIKTYTPPQNIDAYFISFPCTGTSQAGTKTGLNHPESNLWFEALRCICIGKPKFVVIEQPEGFIHRGLRACLGGLRMAGYSTEVEIISASQLGAPHRRNRVFIIAHTNHLSLQQREGWKCWDEQIGEHTAIAKSFIKYPQAESTVLSMDDAVPRWLFGLSYSGWWKINNPPLNCGVPRNTPGRREAINLIGRSIVPLQTAIPLMRVKFLASL